A window of the Leucothrix mucor DSM 2157 genome harbors these coding sequences:
- a CDS encoding NAD(P)-dependent oxidoreductase, which yields MTQPTIGFIGLGLMGAAMVGRLQDKGYSLTVMGNVSRPRIDAAVAAGATEASTGRAVAEASDIVMLCMDTSASVEGRMRGEDGVINGLKPGTVVIDFGTSLPASTKALGEEVAAAGGTYLDGPLGRTPAHAVDGLLNIMCSGDKAAFEKIRSVLEDLGENVFHLGELGSGNTIKLINNFFGMTTAGAMAEAFAMADQAGVSREALYDVMAAGPLRSAMMDFVKAYGVDGDSTKLGFSIRNASKDVGYYRQMSLDLGVESTMSTSTNKAFSTAVEQGMGDNMVSEMVDFFVKDMTK from the coding sequence ATGACTCAACCAACAATTGGATTTATTGGCCTTGGCTTAATGGGCGCAGCAATGGTCGGACGCTTACAAGACAAAGGCTATTCACTCACCGTAATGGGCAACGTATCCCGCCCAAGAATTGACGCAGCCGTTGCAGCTGGCGCTACTGAAGCAAGCACCGGACGCGCCGTAGCCGAAGCCAGCGATATCGTCATGTTATGCATGGATACCTCCGCGTCAGTCGAAGGCCGTATGCGTGGCGAAGATGGCGTTATCAACGGCCTAAAACCTGGCACCGTAGTGATCGACTTTGGAACCTCACTCCCCGCCTCCACAAAAGCATTAGGCGAAGAAGTTGCCGCCGCTGGCGGAACCTATCTGGACGGCCCATTAGGCAGAACCCCAGCCCATGCGGTCGATGGCTTACTCAATATTATGTGCTCCGGCGACAAAGCCGCTTTCGAGAAAATTCGCTCGGTATTGGAAGATTTAGGCGAAAATGTATTCCACTTGGGCGAGCTAGGCTCAGGAAATACCATCAAACTAATTAACAACTTCTTCGGAATGACAACCGCAGGCGCGATGGCCGAAGCCTTTGCAATGGCAGACCAAGCCGGCGTATCCCGCGAAGCACTGTATGACGTCATGGCAGCAGGCCCATTGCGCTCCGCCATGATGGATTTCGTAAAAGCTTATGGTGTCGACGGCGACTCAACCAAACTAGGCTTCTCAATTCGCAACGCATCAAAAGACGTCGGCTATTACCGCCAAATGTCACTTGATCTGGGCGTTGAATCAACCATGTCAACCAGCACCAACAAAGCATTCTCCACCGCCGTTGAGCAGGGGATGGGCGATAACATGGTGTCCGAAATGGTCGATTTCTTTGTAAAGGATATGACTAAGTAA
- a CDS encoding ATP-binding protein gives MKRRKLPIGIQSFAKVRSDDYYYVDKTALALDLIDGGSHYFLSRPRRFGKSLFLDTLKELFEGNEPLFQGLAVHDQWDWSVKYPVLRFTFSGGHYAEQGQTEKTLFEQLDVLEQAYEVPTIYGTASGRLKALIVHAQKRTGQPAVVLVDEYDKPILDALHDPVLARENRDFLRGFYGTIKDADAHIKFTFLTGVSKFSKVSLFSGLNNLKDITLDARYSTLCGYTDNDIDTIFEPELAGLDRTAIRDWYNGYNWLGEGVYNPFDILQLFDKREFDNYWFETGTPTFLVDLLFERQVRSLQLDNMFSSSTMLSSFDVEQIITEALLFQTGYLTIKFTERLGDTTFYTLGYPNREVYKSLNESLLSVMVRNPSEQAMQSGRLYKALLVNDFDALKTIFHAFFASIPHHWYTSNDIQSFEGFYASVFYSYFAALGLDVKVEDCTNHGRLDMTLKFNNQVYLFEFKVVELAPKGNALQQIKDKQYADKYRDLDQPIHLIGVEFSKVDRNIVGFEVEQA, from the coding sequence ATGAAGCGACGTAAATTACCCATCGGCATTCAATCCTTCGCTAAGGTCCGTAGTGATGATTATTACTACGTTGATAAAACGGCACTGGCTTTGGATTTGATTGACGGAGGTTCTCACTACTTCCTGTCCCGCCCGCGTCGATTTGGTAAAAGCTTATTTTTAGATACCCTGAAAGAGTTGTTCGAAGGCAACGAGCCCTTGTTTCAAGGCTTGGCGGTGCATGATCAATGGGATTGGTCGGTCAAATACCCCGTGTTGCGCTTTACCTTCAGCGGTGGCCATTATGCCGAGCAAGGTCAAACCGAAAAAACACTGTTTGAACAATTGGATGTATTGGAGCAAGCGTATGAGGTTCCCACCATTTATGGTACGGCTTCCGGTCGTTTAAAGGCCTTGATTGTTCATGCGCAAAAACGAACCGGGCAGCCGGCTGTTGTGTTGGTGGATGAATACGACAAACCCATTTTAGATGCGCTACATGACCCGGTCCTTGCTCGCGAAAACCGTGACTTCCTGCGCGGTTTTTATGGCACGATTAAAGACGCTGACGCGCACATCAAGTTTACTTTTTTAACCGGCGTGAGTAAGTTTTCCAAGGTCAGTTTGTTTTCTGGTTTAAACAATCTGAAAGACATCACGCTGGATGCTCGATACTCAACGCTGTGCGGCTACACAGATAACGATATTGATACTATTTTCGAGCCTGAACTAGCAGGGCTGGATCGTACTGCCATTCGTGATTGGTACAATGGCTACAACTGGCTGGGGGAGGGCGTTTATAACCCGTTTGATATTCTGCAACTGTTTGATAAGCGTGAGTTTGACAACTATTGGTTTGAAACCGGTACGCCAACGTTCTTGGTGGATTTACTGTTTGAGCGTCAGGTTAGGTCATTGCAGTTGGATAATATGTTTAGCAGCAGCACGATGTTATCCAGTTTCGATGTTGAGCAAATCATTACCGAGGCGTTGCTGTTTCAAACCGGCTATTTGACGATTAAGTTCACCGAGCGCTTAGGCGATACAACCTTCTATACCCTCGGATATCCGAACCGTGAAGTCTATAAAAGCTTAAACGAAAGCTTGTTATCGGTGATGGTGAGAAACCCATCCGAACAAGCCATGCAGAGTGGGCGACTGTACAAAGCCTTATTAGTTAACGACTTTGATGCACTGAAAACCATCTTCCATGCTTTCTTTGCCAGCATCCCTCATCATTGGTATACCAGCAACGACATTCAAAGTTTCGAAGGCTTTTATGCCAGCGTGTTTTACTCTTATTTTGCGGCGTTGGGTTTGGATGTAAAGGTTGAAGATTGCACTAACCATGGCCGCTTGGACATGACGCTGAAATTCAATAATCAGGTCTATTTATTCGAGTTTAAAGTTGTGGAGTTAGCGCCTAAAGGTAACGCACTGCAGCAAATCAAAGACAAGCAATACGCGGATAAGTATCGTGACTTAGATCAGCCTATTCACTTAATTGGCGTCGAGTTTAGCAAGGTCGATCGGAATATTGTGGGCTTTGAAGTAGAGCAAGCGTAA